In Halobaculum magnesiiphilum, the following proteins share a genomic window:
- a CDS encoding chemotaxis protein CheW, which translates to MASSERAADADAVSTEETTQVLEFGLGDETYCLDIAYIDEIVDAGDLTAIPNSPRHVEGVMDLRGKTTTIIDPKTLLSVTGSGARERIIVFDPEEVDDGGTVGWVVDEVFQVRDVPADQVDEATTAGDDSVRGIVKGDDRFVVWVEPRTE; encoded by the coding sequence ATGGCAAGCAGTGAGCGGGCGGCCGACGCGGACGCCGTCTCGACCGAGGAGACGACCCAGGTGCTGGAGTTCGGACTCGGCGACGAGACGTACTGTCTCGACATCGCCTACATCGACGAGATCGTCGACGCGGGCGACCTCACGGCGATCCCGAACTCGCCGCGCCACGTCGAGGGCGTCATGGACCTGCGCGGGAAGACGACGACGATCATCGACCCGAAGACGCTGCTGAGCGTCACCGGCTCGGGCGCCCGCGAGCGGATCATCGTGTTCGACCCGGAGGAGGTCGACGACGGCGGCACCGTCGGCTGGGTCGTCGACGAGGTGTTCCAGGTGCGCGACGTGCCCGCCGACCAGGTCGACGAGGCGACGACCGCCGGCGACGACTCCGTTCGCGGCATCGTCAAGGGCGACGACCGGTTCGTCGTCTGGGTCGAGCCCCGCACCGAGTGA
- a CDS encoding cation:proton antiporter — MAAGSPVAGGDLHGLLALGTLLAVAALVAAAGRRVGIPTVPLYVLGGVLAGPHVAGAVGLPSIAPAEVLTLAEVGVVLLLFFLGLEFSLDRLIAARRKLSAAAAVDLLVNFPVGVVLGLAFGLGPIGAFLVGGIVYISSSAVITKSLVDLGWIADPEAEPVLGTLVAEDLVIAVYLALAVALVAGGSPVDALPRIAVALGFLIAVAAAAQLLAPRLAPYLGTSDEDLVVRTLAVALVVSGLALAVGASEAVAGFFVGVGVGATPLHDRVADRIAPLRDAFAVVFFAWVGLNTDPVAVAGVAAFVLAAAALSGPAKVISGSVGGWLYDLSPRRSLRTGLALVPRGEFSLIIAALAAASPDPTIARVIPAFAVGYVLVMSFAGTIAMSEASRIERLVGVAEE; from the coding sequence ATGGCGGCGGGCTCACCCGTCGCCGGCGGCGACCTCCACGGCCTGCTCGCGCTCGGGACGCTGCTCGCGGTCGCGGCACTCGTCGCTGCCGCGGGGCGTCGCGTCGGGATCCCGACGGTGCCGCTGTACGTCCTCGGCGGCGTGCTGGCCGGCCCGCACGTCGCCGGCGCCGTCGGGCTCCCGTCGATCGCCCCCGCTGAGGTGCTCACGCTCGCGGAGGTCGGGGTCGTCCTCCTGCTGTTCTTCCTCGGGTTGGAGTTCAGTCTCGACCGGCTGATCGCCGCCCGACGGAAGCTCTCGGCGGCCGCCGCCGTCGACCTCCTCGTGAACTTCCCCGTCGGGGTCGTCCTCGGGCTGGCGTTCGGGCTCGGGCCGATCGGGGCGTTCCTCGTCGGCGGCATCGTCTACATCTCCTCGTCGGCGGTGATCACCAAGTCGCTCGTCGACCTGGGCTGGATCGCCGACCCCGAGGCCGAGCCGGTGCTCGGGACGCTCGTCGCCGAGGACCTCGTCATCGCCGTGTACCTCGCGCTGGCGGTCGCGCTCGTCGCCGGCGGCTCGCCCGTCGACGCGCTCCCGCGGATCGCCGTCGCGCTCGGCTTCCTCATCGCGGTCGCCGCCGCGGCCCAACTACTCGCGCCGCGGCTCGCGCCGTACCTCGGCACCAGCGACGAGGACCTGGTCGTCCGGACGCTGGCGGTCGCGCTGGTCGTCTCCGGGTTGGCGCTGGCGGTCGGCGCCAGCGAGGCGGTCGCGGGCTTCTTCGTCGGCGTCGGCGTCGGCGCGACGCCGCTGCACGACCGCGTCGCCGACCGGATCGCCCCGCTGCGGGACGCCTTCGCGGTCGTGTTCTTCGCCTGGGTCGGCCTCAACACCGACCCGGTCGCCGTCGCCGGCGTCGCCGCGTTCGTGCTCGCGGCGGCCGCGCTGTCGGGACCGGCGAAGGTGATCAGCGGCTCCGTCGGCGGGTGGCTGTACGACCTCTCGCCGCGGCGGTCGCTGCGGACCGGCCTCGCGCTGGTGCCCCGCGGGGAGTTCTCGCTCATCATCGCGGCGCTGGCGGCGGCGTCGCCGGACCCGACGATCGCCCGGGTGATCCCCGCGTTCGCGGTCGGCTACGTCCTCGTGATGTCGTTCGCGGGAACGATCGCGATGAGCGAAGCGTCCCGGATCGAGCGGCTGGTCGGCGTCGCCGAGGAGTGA
- a CDS encoding cation:proton antiporter regulatory subunit gives MTVYESDLPGVGKKHEIELHGGERLVVVTHNTGKREVFRRADEDSDAEKLFELSDGLARTVGTVLEGAYFQPVATENIDTVLGGDALIEWYEVPEGSELAGETIEAADVRQRTGASIIAVDTGDDVTPNPDPGAGVHAGDTVVVIGSREEVDEFHATFIESTDGDDGDGEGDGDDGSGTVLD, from the coding sequence ATGACCGTCTACGAGTCGGACCTTCCCGGGGTCGGGAAGAAACACGAGATCGAACTCCACGGCGGCGAGCGGCTCGTCGTCGTCACCCACAACACCGGCAAGCGGGAGGTGTTCCGGCGGGCGGACGAGGACAGCGACGCCGAGAAGCTGTTCGAGCTGTCCGACGGCCTCGCGCGCACCGTCGGCACCGTGCTGGAGGGGGCGTACTTCCAGCCGGTCGCCACCGAGAACATCGACACCGTCCTCGGCGGCGACGCGCTCATCGAGTGGTACGAGGTGCCCGAGGGCTCCGAACTCGCGGGCGAGACGATCGAGGCGGCAGACGTACGCCAGCGCACCGGCGCCTCGATCATCGCGGTCGACACCGGCGACGACGTGACGCCCAACCCCGACCCCGGGGCGGGCGTCCACGCCGGCGACACGGTCGTCGTCATCGGCTCGCGCGAGGAGGTCGACGAGTTCCACGCGACGTTCATCGAGTCGACCGACGGCGACGACGGGGACGGGGAGGGTGACGGCGACGACGGGTCCGGGACCGTGCTCGACTGA
- the cheB gene encoding chemotaxis-specific protein-glutamate methyltransferase CheB, giving the protein MDDSRFMRGLIADILESGGVEVVGEAADGREALSVVADADPDVVTMDVEMPGMDGIEAVERLMAEHPTPTLMLSAYTAEGAEETFAALDAGAVDFFAKPGGEVSMGVSRMEEQLVETVRSVAGADLSRAGRQRRTEAATAAAGSATPASPSASTADGPAGTGVEPNTTLIIGSSTGGPDAVERVVSALPGDADLRGVVVQHMPEAFTGRFANRLDEACELSVREAEDGMRLGRGELAVAKGGHHLEITNARNGRLRLTVIDEERGEGVRPSVNVTMRSAAEAVDDPLIGVILTGMGGDGSDGVQALSRVGARVLAQDEDSCVVYGMPKRAAATGAVDSVLPLDDIAAGIAGERA; this is encoded by the coding sequence GTGGACGATTCGCGGTTCATGCGGGGACTCATCGCGGACATCCTGGAGTCCGGCGGCGTGGAGGTCGTCGGCGAGGCCGCCGACGGCCGTGAGGCCCTCTCGGTCGTCGCCGACGCGGACCCTGACGTGGTGACGATGGACGTGGAGATGCCGGGGATGGACGGGATCGAGGCGGTCGAGCGGCTGATGGCCGAGCACCCAACGCCGACGCTGATGCTGTCGGCCTACACCGCCGAGGGCGCCGAGGAGACGTTCGCGGCGCTGGACGCCGGCGCCGTCGACTTCTTCGCCAAGCCGGGCGGCGAGGTGTCGATGGGCGTCTCCCGGATGGAAGAGCAGCTCGTCGAGACCGTCCGGTCGGTCGCCGGGGCGGACCTCTCGCGGGCGGGACGACAACGGCGAACCGAGGCCGCGACCGCCGCCGCCGGTTCGGCGACGCCGGCGTCGCCGAGCGCGTCGACCGCGGACGGACCGGCCGGAACCGGCGTCGAGCCGAACACCACGCTGATCATCGGCTCGTCGACGGGCGGTCCCGACGCCGTCGAGCGGGTCGTTTCGGCGCTCCCGGGCGACGCCGACCTCCGCGGCGTCGTCGTCCAGCACATGCCCGAGGCGTTCACCGGGCGGTTCGCGAACCGCCTCGACGAGGCCTGCGAGCTGTCGGTGCGGGAGGCCGAGGACGGGATGCGCCTCGGGCGCGGCGAACTCGCGGTCGCGAAGGGCGGCCACCACCTGGAGATCACGAACGCGCGAAACGGCCGGCTCCGACTGACGGTGATCGACGAGGAGCGCGGGGAGGGCGTGCGTCCGTCGGTGAACGTGACGATGCGGTCGGCCGCCGAGGCGGTGGACGACCCGCTGATCGGCGTGATCCTCACCGGCATGGGCGGCGACGGCAGCGACGGCGTGCAGGCGCTCTCGCGGGTCGGCGCCCGCGTGCTCGCCCAGGACGAGGACTCCTGTGTCGTGTACGGGATGCCGAAGCGCGCGGCCGCCACGGGCGCGGTCGACTCGGTGCTCCCGCTGGACGACATCGCCGCCGGAATCGCGGGTGAGCGCGCATGA
- the hisA gene encoding 1-(5-phosphoribosyl)-5-[(5-phosphoribosylamino)methylideneamino]imidazole-4-carboxamide isomerase, with the protein MSHFPEFEVIPAVDMQDGEVVQLVQGERGTATRYGDPVEAARRWVDEGARTLHLVDLDGAFEGERANAAAVDAVLDAVDVPVQLGGGIRTAEDALDLLDRGVDRVILGTAAVENPDIVAEISEEHPGSVTVSLDAKEGEVVVSGWTEGTGLDPAEAAERYEELGAGAILFTDVDVEGQLEGINRESVERVVDAVDIPVVASGGVTTLDDVRALREAGAAAVVVGTALYEGRFTLAEAQSA; encoded by the coding sequence ATGAGCCACTTCCCGGAGTTCGAGGTGATCCCGGCCGTCGACATGCAGGACGGCGAGGTCGTCCAGCTCGTTCAGGGCGAGCGCGGCACCGCCACGCGCTACGGCGACCCCGTCGAGGCGGCCCGTCGGTGGGTCGACGAGGGCGCCCGGACGCTCCACCTCGTCGATCTCGACGGCGCCTTCGAGGGCGAGCGCGCCAACGCCGCCGCAGTCGACGCCGTCCTCGACGCGGTCGACGTGCCGGTCCAACTCGGCGGCGGCATCCGCACCGCCGAGGACGCCCTCGACCTGCTCGATCGCGGCGTCGACCGCGTCATCCTCGGCACCGCGGCCGTCGAGAACCCCGACATCGTCGCCGAGATCTCCGAGGAGCACCCGGGCAGCGTGACGGTCAGCCTCGACGCGAAGGAGGGGGAGGTCGTCGTCTCCGGGTGGACCGAGGGGACCGGCCTCGACCCCGCGGAGGCCGCAGAGCGCTACGAGGAGTTGGGCGCGGGCGCGATCCTGTTCACCGACGTGGACGTGGAGGGGCAGTTGGAGGGGATCAACCGCGAGAGCGTCGAGCGCGTCGTCGACGCGGTCGACATCCCGGTCGTCGCCTCCGGCGGCGTGACGACGCTCGACGACGTGCGCGCGCTCCGCGAGGCCGGGGCCGCGGCCGTCGTCGTCGGCACCGCGCTGTACGAGGGCCGGTTCACGCTCGCGGAGGCGCAGTCGGCCTGA
- a CDS encoding CheR family methyltransferase, with protein MSRASADRGDAGDLQGVIEFVEDRVPFEPGYYNEAYLGRRIAARMQRRDADDHAEYRAILEDDDDEREALLDALTINVTGFFRDPDMWADLRQVLRDLSEENGRGGVDVWSAPCADGREPYSLSMLAADDAEVDERRLRIVAVDISEEALDAARAGVYETTRTTNIGEELSPLSDPETYVDQEENVFRVRESVKSRVTFEPYDLIRDGPKDDMDLVFCRNLLIYIDSEYKGRLFETLRDSLRPGGYLVLGKTETVPPDMREAFEPVAKRSRIYRYTG; from the coding sequence ATGAGCCGCGCGAGCGCGGACCGGGGCGACGCCGGCGACCTCCAGGGCGTCATCGAGTTCGTCGAGGACCGCGTCCCGTTCGAGCCGGGATACTACAACGAGGCGTACCTCGGGCGTCGGATCGCCGCGCGGATGCAGCGTCGCGACGCCGACGACCACGCCGAGTACCGCGCGATCCTCGAGGACGACGACGACGAGCGAGAGGCGCTGTTGGACGCGCTCACGATCAACGTGACCGGGTTCTTCCGGGACCCGGACATGTGGGCCGACCTCCGGCAGGTGTTGCGGGACCTCTCCGAGGAGAACGGCCGGGGCGGCGTCGACGTGTGGAGCGCGCCCTGCGCGGACGGCCGCGAGCCGTACTCGCTGTCGATGCTCGCGGCCGACGACGCCGAGGTCGACGAGCGCCGGCTCCGGATCGTCGCCGTCGACATCAGCGAGGAGGCGCTCGACGCCGCCCGCGCGGGCGTGTACGAGACGACGCGGACGACGAACATCGGGGAGGAGCTGTCGCCGCTGTCGGACCCGGAGACGTACGTCGACCAGGAGGAGAACGTCTTCCGGGTGCGCGAGTCGGTGAAGTCGCGGGTGACGTTCGAGCCGTACGACCTCATCCGCGACGGACCGAAGGACGACATGGACCTCGTCTTCTGTCGCAACCTCCTCATCTACATCGACAGCGAGTACAAGGGACGGCTGTTCGAGACGCTGCGCGACTCGCTGCGGCCGGGCGGGTACCTCGTGCTCGGGAAGACCGAGACGGTGCCCCCCGACATGCGCGAGGCGTTCGAGCCGGTGGCGAAACGGAGCCGGATCTACCGATACACTGGATAA
- a CDS encoding CheF family chemotaxis protein codes for MSDSSQRNGGGGQGAGGGEEYKVADTRGKFAQAMKAGRKLNDVGWTNGRIVLSNKRVVLVGNGGKRTIALSSVDGIGGRYDANQEIQRVSNYVSLRIDDDAFLIAAEEHEEFRTDLYRAFLDRKVIKARHPAIKGGVVQDTEWEQARVKVEADGISIAQQSGAFVRLELDDIGTLEETERTVMDEKAAVIEAEHTDDEGTSVQTYLSGEPWLVAVIKSYLGQGHDRNRGAVELSESEREVLMALYSGVSSFEVPNFLGMSVDRVEEIFERLIEAEVLEEVRTRREVALEPRGRNIASEAMNEQ; via the coding sequence GTGAGCGACAGTAGTCAGCGGAACGGCGGTGGTGGACAGGGGGCCGGCGGCGGCGAGGAGTACAAGGTCGCGGACACCCGCGGCAAGTTCGCCCAGGCGATGAAGGCCGGGCGGAAGCTCAACGACGTGGGGTGGACGAACGGGCGGATCGTCCTCTCGAACAAGCGGGTCGTCCTCGTCGGCAACGGCGGCAAGCGAACGATCGCGCTGTCGTCGGTCGACGGCATCGGCGGCCGCTACGACGCCAACCAGGAGATCCAGCGCGTCTCCAACTACGTCAGCCTCCGCATCGACGACGACGCGTTCCTCATCGCCGCCGAGGAGCACGAGGAGTTCCGCACGGACCTCTACCGCGCGTTCCTCGACCGCAAGGTGATCAAGGCTCGCCACCCGGCGATCAAGGGCGGCGTCGTCCAAGACACCGAGTGGGAGCAGGCGCGCGTGAAGGTCGAGGCGGACGGGATCTCGATCGCACAGCAAAGCGGCGCGTTCGTCCGTCTCGAACTCGACGACATCGGCACCTTAGAGGAGACCGAGCGCACGGTGATGGACGAGAAGGCCGCCGTCATCGAGGCCGAGCACACCGACGACGAGGGGACGAGCGTCCAGACGTACCTCTCGGGGGAGCCGTGGCTCGTCGCGGTGATCAAGTCGTATCTCGGGCAGGGTCACGACCGCAACCGCGGCGCCGTCGAGCTGTCCGAGTCCGAGCGCGAGGTGTTGATGGCGCTGTACTCGGGCGTCTCCTCGTTCGAGGTGCCGAACTTCCTCGGGATGAGCGTCGACCGCGTCGAGGAGATCTTCGAGCGGCTCATCGAGGCGGAGGTGCTAGAGGAGGTGCGCACCCGCCGGGAGGTGGCGCTGGAGCCGCGCGGCCGCAACATCGCCAGCGAGGCGATGAACGAGCAGTAG
- a CDS encoding chemotaxis protein CheA, with amino-acid sequence MSEAHIRAFVRESEEGITELNNSLLALESDPDDPEAMDAIFRTAHTLKGNAAAMGFGDFSGLAHAMEDLLDEVRGGDMDVSGDLMDRLFEAVDLLDAMLGEIDESGDTSIDPTDVEEDLRTLAEEGADALGDEDGADGNDASGSDDGSDAAAEGGESADSADNTDDDAVDEAFDHGLSPGDDEGVYRARVDLGDADMPGIDAMFVLEAVEDAFAGMACDPDRDVIEEGEFEGTFDLYVVADAGATVEAGVDAVSQVEAVDVAAVEPAPDDAAVGADADGSDPSAGDASDGEGSESAEPTADGDTAADDDADDDTDGGSGGGGSGGSSTSSSDNISSVRVDVEQLDDLYGLVEQLVTSRIKLRREMEEADIDSDNLDELDKISTNLQDTVMDMRLIPLSAVVDTFPRLVRDLARDQSKDVNFDIDGRDIELDRTILTEIRDPLVHILRNAVDHGIESPEEREAAGKDPTGTIELRADRERDHVTIVVEDDGGGIEADALREKAVEKGVKSRGEVESMSDAEARELVFHPGFSTNDEVTDVSGRGVGMDVVRTTVKDLDGSVTLDSTPGEGTRFEIKLPVTVAIVRVMFVEVDGVEYGVPIKNIAEVSRADGIDVAHGDEIVRHDGDIYPVLRLDEVLGTAGAAAGNGSGAAVADGGSEVERSETSKRAANGGSREHGESEVDPNGDGDAAGSADAEGLGTDEGDDGMLLRIHEEKRPVALHCDDVLHQEEVVVKPLEGILSGIPGLSGTAVLGDGDVVSILDVETLGGRR; translated from the coding sequence ATGAGCGAGGCGCACATCCGCGCGTTCGTCCGCGAGTCCGAGGAGGGGATCACCGAGCTGAACAACTCCCTGCTCGCGCTGGAGTCGGACCCCGACGACCCGGAGGCGATGGACGCCATCTTCCGGACGGCTCACACCCTGAAGGGGAACGCCGCGGCGATGGGCTTCGGCGACTTCTCCGGGCTCGCGCACGCGATGGAGGACCTGCTCGACGAGGTCCGCGGCGGCGACATGGACGTGTCGGGCGACCTGATGGACCGGCTGTTCGAGGCGGTCGACCTGCTCGACGCGATGCTCGGGGAGATCGACGAGTCGGGCGACACGAGCATCGACCCGACCGACGTGGAGGAGGACCTTCGGACGCTCGCCGAGGAGGGTGCGGACGCCCTCGGCGACGAAGACGGTGCGGACGGGAACGACGCGTCCGGGTCCGACGACGGGTCGGACGCGGCCGCCGAAGGCGGTGAGTCGGCCGACAGTGCCGACAACACCGACGACGACGCCGTCGACGAAGCGTTCGATCACGGCCTCTCGCCCGGCGACGACGAGGGCGTCTACCGCGCCCGCGTCGACCTCGGCGACGCCGACATGCCCGGCATCGACGCGATGTTCGTGCTGGAGGCGGTCGAGGACGCCTTCGCCGGGATGGCCTGTGACCCCGACCGCGACGTGATCGAGGAGGGGGAGTTCGAGGGGACGTTCGACCTGTACGTCGTCGCCGACGCCGGCGCGACGGTCGAGGCGGGCGTCGACGCGGTGAGCCAGGTCGAGGCGGTCGACGTGGCCGCCGTCGAACCCGCACCCGACGACGCCGCGGTCGGAGCGGACGCGGACGGGTCCGACCCGTCCGCGGGCGACGCGAGCGACGGCGAGGGGTCGGAGTCCGCGGAGCCGACGGCGGACGGCGACACGGCGGCGGACGACGACGCCGACGACGATACCGACGGCGGTTCCGGCGGCGGCGGTTCCGGCGGGTCGAGCACGTCGTCCTCGGACAACATCTCGTCGGTCCGGGTCGACGTGGAGCAGTTGGACGACCTGTACGGGCTGGTCGAGCAGCTGGTGACCAGCCGGATCAAGCTCCGGCGCGAGATGGAGGAGGCCGACATCGACTCGGACAACCTCGACGAGCTGGACAAGATCTCGACGAACCTCCAGGACACGGTGATGGACATGCGGCTCATCCCGCTGTCGGCGGTCGTCGACACGTTCCCGCGGCTCGTGCGCGACCTAGCGCGCGACCAGTCGAAGGACGTGAACTTCGACATCGACGGTCGCGACATCGAGCTGGACCGCACCATCCTCACGGAGATCCGCGACCCGCTGGTCCACATCCTCCGCAACGCCGTCGACCACGGCATCGAGTCGCCCGAGGAACGGGAGGCCGCGGGGAAGGACCCGACCGGAACCATCGAGCTTCGCGCCGACCGCGAGCGCGACCACGTCACCATCGTCGTCGAGGACGACGGCGGCGGCATCGAGGCCGACGCGCTGCGCGAGAAGGCCGTCGAGAAGGGCGTGAAGTCCCGCGGCGAGGTCGAGTCGATGTCCGACGCCGAGGCGCGCGAGCTCGTCTTCCACCCCGGCTTCTCAACCAACGACGAGGTGACGGACGTGTCCGGGCGAGGCGTCGGGATGGACGTGGTTCGGACGACGGTGAAGGACCTCGACGGGAGCGTCACGCTCGACTCGACGCCCGGTGAGGGGACGCGCTTCGAGATCAAGCTGCCCGTCACGGTCGCCATCGTCCGCGTGATGTTCGTCGAGGTCGACGGCGTCGAGTACGGCGTCCCGATCAAGAACATCGCGGAGGTGAGCCGCGCCGACGGCATCGACGTGGCCCACGGCGACGAGATCGTGCGCCACGACGGCGACATCTACCCGGTCCTCAGGCTCGACGAGGTGCTGGGCACCGCCGGCGCGGCGGCCGGCAACGGATCCGGCGCCGCCGTCGCCGACGGGGGAAGCGAGGTCGAACGCAGTGAGACCTCGAAGCGAGCGGCGAACGGAGGGAGCCGCGAGCACGGCGAGAGCGAGGTCGATCCGAACGGCGACGGCGACGCGGCCGGGAGCGCCGACGCCGAGGGCCTCGGAACCGACGAGGGCGACGACGGCATGCTCCTTCGCATCCACGAGGAGAAACGCCCGGTCGCGCTCCACTGCGACGACGTGCTCCACCAGGAGGAGGTCGTCGTGAAGCCGCTTGAGGGGATCCTCTCGGGCATCCCCGGGCTGTCGGGGACGGCCGTCCTCGGCGACGGCGACGTGGTGAGCATCCTCGACGTGGAGACGCTCGGGGGGCGCCGATGA
- a CDS encoding CheF family chemotaxis protein, with protein sequence MSETVVADFVGRFFAPGIEGDPPTGRIILSQRRLVLAADGYKETIPLSSVFDVKVGQVPPEMAGYFNDTVTVAYRTDDRRGVAAIEGNDTNIDRFATVLFKVLLNGTPALVRHPAKVGGRVVDSDTHRAELDVTQGALSFEGCPEPFTVDLRAVVSVERAQRDLDNGDRPVISFRHIEDGTAVTSQVGLNSGRLTNVLGRYIRLRYADVQEELADVELGEAETEVLVAAYSAGPGVSLSKVVDIEPQRLTMLLNGLIDEGLLVDTDEGTKLTAKGRVIVGQRIEDVNT encoded by the coding sequence ATGAGCGAGACGGTCGTCGCCGACTTCGTCGGTCGGTTCTTCGCGCCCGGGATCGAGGGCGACCCGCCGACCGGCCGGATCATCCTGAGCCAGCGACGGCTCGTGCTCGCGGCCGACGGCTACAAGGAGACGATCCCGCTGTCGTCGGTGTTCGACGTGAAGGTCGGGCAGGTGCCCCCCGAGATGGCCGGCTACTTCAACGACACCGTCACCGTCGCCTACCGCACGGACGACCGCCGTGGGGTCGCCGCGATCGAGGGCAACGACACCAACATCGACCGCTTCGCGACGGTGCTGTTCAAGGTGCTGCTCAACGGGACGCCCGCGCTGGTGCGCCACCCCGCGAAGGTCGGCGGCCGCGTCGTCGACTCGGACACGCACCGGGCCGAACTCGACGTGACCCAGGGCGCGCTCTCGTTCGAGGGCTGCCCGGAGCCGTTCACGGTCGACCTACGGGCCGTCGTCTCCGTCGAGCGCGCCCAGCGCGACCTGGACAACGGCGACCGGCCGGTCATCTCCTTCCGGCACATCGAGGACGGCACGGCGGTCACCTCGCAGGTCGGGCTGAACTCCGGCCGGCTCACGAACGTGCTCGGCCGGTACATCCGGCTGCGCTACGCCGACGTGCAGGAGGAGTTGGCGGACGTGGAACTCGGCGAGGCGGAGACGGAGGTGTTGGTCGCGGCGTACTCGGCGGGGCCGGGCGTCTCGCTGTCGAAGGTGGTCGACATCGAGCCGCAGCGACTCACCATGCTGCTCAACGGCCTCATCGACGAGGGGCTGCTGGTCGACACCGACGAGGGGACGAAGCTCACCGCGAAGGGCCGGGTGATCGTCGGACAGCGGATCGAGGACGTGAACACCTGA
- a CDS encoding HEAT repeat domain-containing protein yields MSLYTLARDGDMEQLTDTAKNSDSAAVRRRAAEMLGDVGDPEDDRTVDVLIHLARDDDDDSVRAAAVDGLDELGGNGLERLIAKETGVDPNAADWAAVRAFAKVLGGASIPEYRMAAANALGRMGDEDAVGPLAKRLDDSDPRVRERACLALGRIGDPRVVSRLKALLDDDHPAVKSAAADALGTIASGEALAALLDLLDDENVSLRRLAASALGNASSAKPVPELAGALADEHDTVRRAAVFSIIELLANAPTKQSHAVRDAVVSELKDADDETVTGPLVEILEDATQARQRRNAVWFLGRVTSAEPPEHVLDALVDALDDDDKMTAQFAATSITNLEGLAVESTLIELVKDDDASADARAKAAYALGDVGGDRAKETLDAITDSDVDKQVRKRAFASLSKLGGVRQ; encoded by the coding sequence ATGTCGCTGTACACGCTCGCCCGCGACGGGGACATGGAACAGCTCACCGACACCGCGAAGAACAGCGACAGCGCCGCGGTGCGGCGCCGGGCCGCGGAGATGCTCGGCGACGTGGGCGACCCCGAGGACGACCGGACGGTGGACGTGCTCATCCACCTCGCCCGCGACGACGACGACGATTCCGTGCGGGCGGCCGCCGTCGACGGGCTCGACGAACTGGGCGGCAACGGGCTCGAACGGCTTATCGCCAAGGAGACCGGCGTCGACCCGAACGCCGCCGACTGGGCGGCCGTCCGCGCGTTCGCGAAGGTGCTCGGCGGCGCGAGCATCCCGGAGTACCGGATGGCCGCCGCGAACGCGCTGGGTCGGATGGGCGACGAGGACGCCGTCGGCCCGCTGGCGAAGCGGCTGGACGACTCGGATCCCAGAGTCCGCGAGCGCGCCTGCCTCGCGCTCGGCCGCATCGGCGACCCGCGCGTCGTCAGTCGCCTGAAGGCATTACTGGACGACGACCACCCGGCGGTGAAGTCGGCCGCCGCGGACGCGCTCGGCACCATCGCCAGCGGCGAGGCGCTCGCGGCGCTGTTGGACCTGCTGGACGACGAGAACGTTAGCCTTCGGCGACTCGCGGCCTCGGCGCTGGGCAACGCCAGCTCGGCGAAGCCGGTGCCGGAGTTGGCCGGCGCGCTCGCGGACGAACACGACACGGTGCGGCGGGCGGCTGTGTTCTCGATCATCGAGCTGCTCGCGAACGCGCCGACCAAGCAGAGCCACGCCGTCCGCGACGCGGTCGTCTCCGAACTCAAGGACGCCGACGACGAGACGGTGACCGGCCCGCTCGTGGAGATCTTAGAGGACGCGACGCAGGCGCGCCAGCGGCGCAACGCCGTCTGGTTCCTCGGGCGGGTGACGAGCGCCGAGCCGCCCGAGCACGTGCTCGACGCGCTGGTCGACGCGCTCGACGACGACGACAAGATGACCGCCCAGTTCGCGGCCACGAGCATCACAAACCTGGAGGGGCTCGCGGTGGAGTCGACGCTGATCGAACTGGTGAAGGACGACGACGCGTCCGCCGACGCGCGGGCGAAGGCGGCGTACGCCCTCGGCGACGTGGGCGGCGACCGCGCGAAGGAGACGCTGGACGCGATCACCGACAGCGACGTGGACAAGCAGGTGCGCAAGCGCGCGTTCGCGTCGCTCTCGAAGCTCGGAGGTGTTAGACAGTGA